The following proteins come from a genomic window of Rutidosis leptorrhynchoides isolate AG116_Rl617_1_P2 chromosome 10, CSIRO_AGI_Rlap_v1, whole genome shotgun sequence:
- the LOC139870393 gene encoding uncharacterized protein, with protein MIKWIMKCVTSVYSSININGDLHGYFKGKRGLRQGDPMSPYLFTLVMETLSLFLRRNILNSGEFRFHSRCEEQQIVNVCFANDLFLFSHGSIDSAKVISDALEEFKVCSGLVPSVQKSTAFFCNVRSSVNNAILELMPYDEGVLPVKYLGVPLVSSRLMIKDCKVLVDKVKCKIDDWKNKFLSFAGRVQLITSILSSMQVYWSSVFILPDNIIKEIEKLMRGFLWCNGPLNRGKAKVKWKEVCSSKNEGVGDGLSASAWFDTWCDYGPLASIVSMRDINRAGYNKDATVADLISDATWNWQIEWRCKYPMLSNISIPDISDPDVVKWRGPDGNLQDFSVRLVWDSLRQRAPIVGWSHMVWFSQNIPRHALILWLLIKDKLMTQDRLKPWDLRTQGGVTLLCSLCKFQQDSQSHLFFECTFSSQFWSKIMMLFHLPSSSLDWKEWMAILSPYAHRRVARVMVAKIAFAASIYYIWQERNSRLFKGEYRSVEQLFQTIFSTVRLKLLSLKFKKSVHINRIRSTWMIA; from the exons ATGATTAAATGGATCATGAAGTGTGTGACGAGTGTTTATTCTTCTATTAATATTAATGGTGATCTTCATGGATATTTTAAAGGAAAAAGAGGGCTAAGACAAGGGGACCCGATGTCCCCTTATCTCTTTACGTTGGTTATGGAAACTTTATCTTTGTTCCTTAGGCGTAACATTTTGAATTCAGGAGAATTTAGATTTCATTCGAGGTGTGAAGAACAACAGATTGTTAACGTGTGTTTTGCGAATGATTTATTTCTTTTTTCTCATGGAAGTATTGATTCTGCGAAAGTTATCTCTGATGCGTTGGAGGAGTTCAAGGTGTGTTCCGGTTTGGTTCCTAGTGTGCAGAAAAGCACAGCCTTCTTTTGTAATGTGCGATCGTCTGTTAATAATGCTATTTTGGAGTTGATGCCTTATGATGAGGGTGTGCTTCCTGTAAAATATCTGGGGGTCCCGTTGGTCTCGTCTAGGTTAATGATTAAAGATTGTAAAGTCTTAGTTGACAAAGTTAAATGTAAAATTGATGATTGGAAGAACAAGTTTCTTTCTTTTGCGGGGAGAGTTCAACTTATTACTTCAATCTTATCATCAATGCAAGTGTATTGGTCTTCTGTCTTCATTCTTCCTGATAATATCATAAAAGAGATAGAGAAACTGATGCGTGGTTTTTTATGGTGTAATGGTCCTTTGAATCGGGGAAAGGCGAAAGTCAAATGGAAAGAGGTATGTTCTTCGAAGAATGAAGGCG TGGGCGATGGTTTATCTGCGTCTGCGTGGTTTGATACATGGTGTGATTATGGTCCTCTTGCTTCTATTGTTTCTATGCGTGATATTAATCGAGCAGGTTACAACAAAGATGCTACCGTCGCTGATTTAATATCAGATGCTACATGGAACTGGCAGATTGAATGGAGATGCAAATATCCAATGTTATCAAATATATCGATACCTGATATTAGTGACCCGGATGTTGTTAAATGGAGAGGGCCTGATGGTAACTTGCAGGACTTCTCTGTTCGATTAGTGTGGGACTCCTTACGTCAGCGTGCTCCTATTGTTGGATGGTCCCACATGGTTTGGTTCTCGCAGAACATTCCACGACACGCGCTTATTTTGTGGTTACTTATCAAAGATAAACTCATGACGCAAGATCGCTTAAAGCCATGGGATCTTCGTACGCAAGGAGGTGTAACTTTGTTATGCTCTCTTTGCAAGTTTCAACAAGATTCCCAATCTCATTTGTTTTTTGAGTGCACCTTTTCCTCGCAGTTTTGGTCGAAGATTATGATGTTGTTTCATTTGCCTAGCTCTTCTTTGGATTGGAAAGAGTGGATGGCTATTCTTTCTCCTTATGCGCATAGACGCGTTGCTAGGGTGATGGTGGCAAAGATTGCTTTTGCTGCTTCTATTTACTACATTTGGCAAGAACGCAATTCTCGTTTATTCAAGGGTGAATATCGTTCGGTGGAGCAACTTTTTCAAACTATTTTCTCCACTGTTCGGCTCAAATTGTTGTCATTGAAGTTTAAGAAATCGGTACACATTAATCGTATTCGGTCTACATGGATGATTGCTTAA